A genomic segment from Lagenorhynchus albirostris chromosome X, mLagAlb1.1, whole genome shotgun sequence encodes:
- the LOC132513390 gene encoding small integral membrane protein 12-like, producing MWPVLWTVVSTYAPYVTFPVAFVVGALGYHLEWFIRGKDPQPVEEKSISERREDRKLDELLGKDHTQVVRLKDKLELAPKAVLNRNRPEKN from the coding sequence ATGTGGCCTGTGCTTTGGACTGTGGTGAGTACCTATGCTCCCTATGTCACCTTTCCCGTGGCCTTCGTGGTTGGGGCTCTGGGCTACCACCTGGAATGGTTCATCCGGGGGAAGGATCCCCAGCCTGTGGAGGAGAAGAGCATCTCGGAGCGCCGGGAGGACCGCAAGCTGGATGAGCTGCTAGGCAAGGACCACACCCAGGTCGTGAGGCTTAAGGACAAGCTGGAACTTGCCCCTAAAGCTGTCCTGAACAGAAACCGCCCGGAGAAGAATTAA